Genomic window (Candidatus Scalindua japonica):
TTAAATCACCATAATTTTTATACACAATATCACCATCGCCATAAAACCAATACCTCATTTTACCTTGACAATATTTTTATGTAAGGTTATAATTGGCCTGAGTTTATCGAAAAACATAATTCAATAAAACACAATAAAACAATTAACTTTTCAGCTAGATTATGGATCAAAAACACCAATCCGGAGGGATACTTAAGGCAACTTGGCGCATTATAAAGAAATTCCTTTCTACGCCCTCTTTTTTTGAAATTCCAAGGATTAATATCCTCCTCTTTATTGCTACATTTTTCACCACTTATATAATGAATGGCCCAGGTTACGCTATTTCTATAATGGTAATCCTGTTTGCACACGAAATGGGACATTTTATTATGTGCAGAAAGTATAGCGTTGATGCGACATGGCCATATTTTCTTCCATTTCCCTCTTTTTTCGGAACTCTCGGCGCTGTTATCAAGATGAAGGGCCATATACCCAACAAACGTGCTTTATTTGACATAGGAGTTGCAGGCCCGCTAGGAGGCCTGATATTTGCGATCCCAATCACTCTAATTGGGTTGCATCTCTCAGAAGTTCAACCTATCCCAAAGGATGCAGCCAGTTATTTAGGCCTGGGAGAACCGATACTATTCTCATTTTTTTCAAAAATGATGTTAGGTGAGGTGTCGGAGGGATTTGATATTATTTTAAATCCGATTGCATTTGCGGGTTGGGCGGGTTTTTTTGTTACTGCACTTAATCTAATGCCAATTGGACAGCTTGACGGTGGTCATGTCATTTACGCGCTATTGGGAAAACATAGTAAAATTGTATACAGAGTAGGCATAGGAATTTTTTGTCTTTTTGCCGTGTTTGTCTTTAGGGGCTGGATCCTTATTGCCGTGCTGCTATTGTTATTCGGGTTTAAACATCCTCCACCGGCGGACCCATTTACACCACTCGATTTTAAGCGTAAATGTTTAGGTGTATTAATGTTGATTATATTTTTGCTATGTTTCACTCCAATTCCTTTTAAGATATGACAAAAAGAGTAGTAATTGCAATGAGCGGTGGCGTTGACAGCAGCGTCGCCGCTCATTTTTTAATTGAGCAGGGGTATAACGTAATCGGTTTGTTTATGCGTCTTGGAAACACCGCAACTGCACCGGCACCTGACAGGAAAACAGCAACGTGCTGCAGCGCGGAAGATGCCAGAGACGCCAGAAATGTTGCGTCATTTCTCGATATTCCCTTTTATGTCCTTAACTTTG
Coding sequences:
- a CDS encoding site-2 protease family protein; this translates as MDQKHQSGGILKATWRIIKKFLSTPSFFEIPRINILLFIATFFTTYIMNGPGYAISIMVILFAHEMGHFIMCRKYSVDATWPYFLPFPSFFGTLGAVIKMKGHIPNKRALFDIGVAGPLGGLIFAIPITLIGLHLSEVQPIPKDAASYLGLGEPILFSFFSKMMLGEVSEGFDIILNPIAFAGWAGFFVTALNLMPIGQLDGGHVIYALLGKHSKIVYRVGIGIFCLFAVFVFRGWILIAVLLLLFGFKHPPPADPFTPLDFKRKCLGVLMLIIFLLCFTPIPFKI